One Thermofilaceae archaeon genomic window, CCTCATCCTCCCCCAGCCTCCGCGCTGCTGCCCGCATGATCGCTTCGACGGCGAGGCAGTGCTTGACCATCCTATCATCCTTCAAGTGCTCCCTCAGCAGGCTCAATGCCGCGTCCCGCTCCACAAGACCCCCTTACGTGCGGCGCTATAGGCTTGGCGCTTCGCGGCGAGCACGATCAGCAAAGCTCTTTAATGCGCTACCACCGTATTCCCCAGCCCCGGTAGTTCAGTGGCCAGAACGCCGCCGTGGTATGTGGTGAAGCTCCGTAGAGGCGGGGGACCCGGGTTCGATTCCCGGCCGGGGCTCCAGCCACGCTTTCTTTGAAGGTTAAAGTTAAGAGCTGTAGAGCTGTAGTACACTTTAATGATAGATTTGAGGCCCTGGCGGGAGGTAGTTCAGCTCGTGCTTGAGGGGGTGAGGCTGAGGAGCACTGACTACAGGTCGCTCGAGGAGTACTTGGAGCGGAGGCTGGGCTTCAGGCGCGTAGAGGGGGACGAGGTGGTGCTGCGTACTCTGCGGCTCGAGACGGCGGGTGAGCACGCCGAGATCACGGTGGAAAGGGGGTTTGAGACCACGGTCTACGCGGGGTACTTCATGGGCGTCGATGTGCTTGCCGAGTTCCTTGGAGAGGAGGAGAAGGGCATGGAGGTTGTGAGCGTCGACGGCGAGGAGTTCAACGTCTTCACGTCGGCGTACAAGATGGTCAAGTTCTCCAGCGTGAGCGGCTACGTTCTGCAGCGGTTGCTCGAGGAGCTCGTGGTGGATCTGGGCATCCAGTACTCGAGGAAGGATTGGACGTTCCACAGGGTTGTCGAGGAGGCCACCTGACGCTTCCCACCTCCAGCTTTTCCGCTCGCGGGCTAAAGGGAGGGGAAGAGGAGTCGGGGCCAAAGGCCGATGGCGACGGCCGTTGATGCGAGGACTACGCAGGGTGCTACTGCAGCGACTGTTCGCGCCTGCATCCTCCCCCCGCCTTCGAGCCGCGAGAGGAAGAGGCTGTGGAGCATGTTCGTGAACACGTACAGTGGGATGAAGGAGAGGGCGAGGATGGCGAGCGCGGCGGCCACGCCTGCCCAGAGACCCAGGGTAGAGGAGAAGTATCCGAGTATCAAAAGGAAGTAGTGGAGCTTCGCGTGGAAGCCGCTGAAGGGTGGGATGCCGATTGAGGAGAAGAGGCAGATGGCGAAGGAGAGCGCTACGATTTCCCTCGCGCGCCTTGGTAACCGGCTCCAAGCCTCAGAGGTAGCGAGCCCAAGGCAGGCGAATAACCCAGCCTTCATGAGCGAGCTGTTCAGTGAGTAGGCGACCCACACGTGGGCTAGGCCCGGTTCAGCTAAGGCCACGCTGAGCGCCGTCAGGATGACCCCGTACTCGCCAATCGCGTAGTAGGCTAAGACCCTCAAGGGATCCTCCTGCCTAGGGGCCAGCAAGTAGCCGAAAGGTATGGCCGTGAACCCCAACGCTAGGAGCAGGGGTACCAGCTCACTGGTGTACCCGGCTGCGGTTGCTGCCAACAAGAGGTTGTAGAGGCCCACGAAGAGGGGGGTGTGCTCAGCACACGACAGTACGTTGACGATGGAGGTGGAAGCGGGAAAGGCGTCGGGGACCCATGCGTGGAAGGGGAAGAAGCCGATGTCAGCCCCCAAGCCGATCGTGAAGAGGATCGCGGCGAGCAAGAGTAGAGGGCTCCCCGGCGCCGCATCCAACGGGTTCA contains:
- a CDS encoding proton-conducting transporter membrane subunit — translated: MVEALTLLIVAPFAASLLGFLAGRSERGSVIAVAAGSGLSLSFSLIVWEECMRTGLARAPLLAGELDPLGALVLVYSNLIALLAAVYNAGLGPRGRLPLNLYNLFFLLLIFSFNYMVVARNALLLFLLVEALIGITVALVGHSPRSDAPEVAFRFLVITTISAFCVLLGVTLLAVSRGTYLLNPLDAAPGSPLLLLAAILFTIGLGADIGFFPFHAWVPDAFPASTSIVNVLSCAEHTPLFVGLYNLLLAATAAGYTSELVPLLLALGFTAIPFGYLLAPRQEDPLRVLAYYAIGEYGVILTALSVALAEPGLAHVWVAYSLNSSLMKAGLFACLGLATSEAWSRLPRRAREIVALSFAICLFSSIGIPPFSGFHAKLHYFLLILGYFSSTLGLWAGVAAALAILALSFIPLYVFTNMLHSLFLSRLEGGGRMQARTVAAVAPCVVLASTAVAIGLWPRLLFPSL